In Cupriavidus basilensis, the following proteins share a genomic window:
- a CDS encoding CoA-acylating methylmalonate-semialdehyde dehydrogenase, producing the protein MNSAVPHATLQLPTAKLLIDGKFVESDSNQWGNVVNPATQQVIGRVPFATVEEVDAAIASAQRAFLTWRNTPLGARLRVMLKFQDLVRRNMERIARTLTAEQGKTLPDAQGDIFRGLEVVEHACSVGTLQMGEFAENVAGGVDTYTLRQPIGVCAGITPFNFPGMIPLWMFPMAIVCGNTFVLKPSEQDPLSTMELVELAMEAGVPPGVLNVVHGGKTVVDMLCTHPDVKAISFVGSTHVGTHVYNLGSKHGKRVQSMMGAKNHAVVLPDANRQQTLNALVGAGFGAAGQRCMATSVVVLVGQSRDWLPELVEKAKLLKVNAGHEPGTDVGPVMSKAAHARVTGLIEEGVQAGAALLLDGRDVKVPGYESGNFVGPTIFSGVSPDMSIYTQEIFGPVVVVLEVDTLDEAIALVNRNPMGNGVGLFTQSGAAARKFQSEIDVGQVGINIPIPVPVPYFSFTGSRGSKLGDLGPYGKQVVQFYTQTKTVTARWFDDTPAEGVNTTIALR; encoded by the coding sequence ATGAATTCCGCTGTACCTCACGCCACCCTCCAACTGCCCACCGCAAAACTCCTGATCGACGGCAAGTTCGTCGAATCCGATAGCAATCAGTGGGGCAACGTCGTCAACCCGGCCACGCAACAAGTCATCGGCCGCGTCCCCTTTGCCACGGTGGAAGAAGTCGATGCCGCCATTGCCTCGGCCCAGCGCGCCTTCCTGACCTGGCGCAACACCCCGCTTGGCGCGCGCCTGCGCGTCATGCTGAAGTTCCAGGACCTGGTGCGCCGCAATATGGAGCGCATTGCCCGCACGCTCACAGCCGAGCAGGGCAAGACCTTGCCCGATGCACAGGGCGACATATTTCGTGGCCTGGAGGTCGTGGAGCATGCCTGCTCTGTCGGCACACTGCAAATGGGCGAGTTCGCCGAGAACGTGGCAGGCGGCGTCGATACCTACACGCTGCGCCAGCCGATCGGGGTGTGCGCTGGCATCACGCCGTTCAACTTTCCCGGAATGATCCCGTTGTGGATGTTCCCGATGGCGATCGTGTGCGGCAACACCTTCGTGCTCAAGCCGTCGGAACAGGATCCGCTCTCGACAATGGAACTGGTGGAGCTGGCCATGGAAGCCGGCGTGCCGCCCGGAGTGCTGAACGTGGTGCACGGTGGCAAGACCGTCGTGGACATGCTGTGCACCCATCCCGACGTGAAGGCGATCTCTTTTGTCGGGTCGACCCATGTTGGCACGCATGTCTACAACCTGGGCAGCAAGCACGGCAAGCGCGTGCAGTCGATGATGGGCGCCAAGAACCACGCCGTTGTGCTGCCCGACGCGAATCGTCAGCAGACCCTGAACGCACTGGTGGGTGCGGGCTTCGGCGCCGCGGGCCAGCGCTGCATGGCCACATCCGTGGTGGTGCTGGTGGGCCAGTCGCGCGATTGGCTCCCCGAACTGGTCGAAAAGGCGAAGCTGCTCAAGGTCAACGCCGGGCATGAACCAGGCACCGATGTTGGCCCGGTGATGTCGAAGGCAGCCCATGCGCGCGTCACCGGGCTGATCGAGGAGGGCGTACAGGCTGGCGCCGCGCTGTTGCTCGATGGCCGCGATGTGAAGGTGCCCGGCTACGAGAGCGGCAATTTCGTTGGCCCCACCATCTTTTCGGGTGTGAGCCCCGACATGTCGATCTACACGCAGGAGATATTCGGGCCGGTGGTAGTAGTGCTGGAGGTCGACACGCTGGACGAGGCCATTGCCCTGGTCAACCGCAACCCGATGGGCAATGGCGTGGGCCTGTTTACGCAGAGCGGGGCCGCGGCGCGAAAGTTCCAGAGCGAGATCGACGTCGGCCAGGTCGGCATCAACATTCCCATTCCGGTGCCCGTGCCCTACTTCAGCTTCACTGGCTCTCGCGGCTCCAAGCTTGGCGACCTGGGCCCGTACGGCAAGCAAGTTGTTCAGTTCTACACGCAGACCAAGACCGTCACTGCACGCTGGTTCGATGACACGCCGGCCGAAGGCGTGAACACCACCATCGCGCTGCGCTGA
- the mmsB gene encoding 3-hydroxyisobutyrate dehydrogenase, whose amino-acid sequence MEIAFIGLGNMGAPMAANLLKAGHALTVFDLDANAVAAALLAGATSAGSPREAAARADLVITMLPAAAHVRQVYLGEDGVLAGARPGVPMVDCSTIDPATVRTVAEAAASQDSPFADAPVSGGTGGAQAGTLTFMVGADQPLFERIRPVLLAMGRNVVPCGAPGTGQVAKICNNLLLGISMMGVSEAMALGAALGIDPAVLAGIINTSTGRCWSSDSYNPYPGVQPAAPAARGYVGGFAADLMLKDLGLATDAARQAHQPLWMGALAQQLYQSMSQQGMGRLDFSACLKLYEKPDPSA is encoded by the coding sequence ATGGAAATTGCATTCATCGGTCTCGGCAACATGGGCGCCCCCATGGCTGCCAACCTGCTCAAGGCAGGACATGCGCTGACGGTGTTCGACCTCGATGCCAACGCCGTGGCCGCTGCCTTGCTGGCGGGGGCGACCTCGGCTGGGTCGCCGCGTGAGGCGGCAGCCCGGGCAGACCTCGTCATTACGATGCTACCGGCCGCGGCGCATGTCAGGCAGGTCTACCTTGGCGAGGACGGTGTGCTGGCCGGCGCCCGACCCGGCGTACCGATGGTCGACTGCAGCACAATCGACCCGGCGACCGTGCGCACAGTTGCCGAAGCCGCCGCAAGCCAGGACAGCCCGTTTGCCGATGCGCCGGTATCCGGCGGCACCGGCGGCGCCCAGGCCGGCACGCTCACCTTCATGGTGGGCGCGGACCAGCCGCTGTTCGAGCGCATCCGCCCTGTGTTGCTCGCCATGGGCAGGAACGTCGTGCCTTGCGGCGCGCCCGGTACCGGGCAGGTCGCCAAGATTTGCAACAACCTCCTGCTAGGCATCTCCATGATGGGCGTCTCCGAGGCCATGGCGCTTGGGGCGGCGCTGGGTATCGATCCCGCCGTGCTAGCCGGCATCATCAACACCTCGACTGGCCGCTGCTGGAGCTCCGATAGCTACAACCCGTATCCGGGCGTGCAGCCCGCGGCCCCGGCCGCGCGGGGCTATGTGGGCGGTTTTGCCGCTGACCTGATGCTGAAGGACCTGGGCCTGGCCACCGATGCGGCGCGTCAGGCCCACCAGCCGCTGTGGATGGGTGCCCTGGCTCAACAGCTCTACCAGTCCATGAGCCAGCAGGGCATGGGTCGGCTCGACTTCTCGGCCTGTCTCAAGCTGTACGAGAAACCGGATCCTTCTGCCTGA